From one Lolium rigidum isolate FL_2022 chromosome 4, APGP_CSIRO_Lrig_0.1, whole genome shotgun sequence genomic stretch:
- the LOC124648660 gene encoding ATP-dependent zinc metalloprotease FTSH 8, mitochondrial-like: MSLSTLARAVGRSARSSRHRQGFSLGGLRAPPAPPLPPAHGGDAGTLGFVRGYLTASLGSPAAAGSASRTSDWRYLLASPQFRRLFSSGSKKNYENYYPKGKKEAPKGEGSNKDSKQESNTDDQWSFQDGTWKQIQNVLGPLLLLGLMLSSLSPGSSDQKEISFQEFKNKLLEPGLVERIVVTNKTVAKVYVRSTPQANVEGQKTTDIATSDAPGRQVPGKYKYFFNIGSVDSFEEKLEEAQETLGIDSHDYVPVTYVAEVNWFQEIMRFAPTAFLVGLLYFMGKRMQSGFNIGGGPGGKGSRGIFNIGKATVTKMDKNTKNKVYFKDVAGCDEAKQEIMEFVHFLKNPKKYEELGAKIPKGALLVGPPGTGKTLLAKATAGESGVPFMSISGSDFMEMFVGVGPSRVRNLFQEARQCAPSIVFIDEIDAIGRARGRGGFSGSNDERESTLNQLLVEMDGFGTTAGVVVLAGTNRPDILDKALLRPGRFDRQITIDKPDIKGRDQIFRIYLTKLKLDQEPTFYSQRLAALTPGFAGADIANVCNEAALIAARTDETQITMQHFESAIDRIIGGLEKKNKVISKLERRTVAYHEAGHAVAGWFLEHAEPLLKVTIVPRGTAALGFAQYVPNENLLMTKEQLFDMTCMTLGGRAAEEVLIGRISTGAQNDLEKVTKMTYAQVAVYGFSEKVGLLSFPQREDGFEMNKPYSNQTASIIDTEVREWVAKAYKRTVELLTEKKAEVAQIAELLLEKEVLHQDDLTRVLGDRPFKAAELTNYDLFKQGFLDEEGKSPEEPAKDAEVPDDDGSPALPDVVVPT; the protein is encoded by the exons atgAGCCTCTCCACCCTCGCCCGCGCCGTCGGCCGCTCCGCCCGCTCCTCCCGCCACCGCCAG GGTTTCTCCCTCGGCGGGCTCcgggcgccgcccgcgccgccgctcccgccGGCCCACGGCGGGGATGCCGGGACGCTGGGCTTCGTCCGCGGGTACCTGACGGCCTCGCTGgggagccccgccgccgccggctccgcctcgagGACCTCGGACTGGAGGTACCTCCTCGCCAGCCCGCAGTTCCGCAGGCTCTTCTCCAGCGGCTCCAAGAAGA ATTACGAGAACTATTACCCCAAGGGGAAGAAGGAGGCGCCCAAAGGGGAAGGGAGCAACAAGGATTCCAAGC AGGAATCCAATACGGACGATCAGTGGAGCTTCCAGGACGGTACTTGGAAGCAAATACAGAATGTCCTTGGACCTCTACTGCTTCTAGGCCTCATGCTCTCATCCTTGTCTCCTGGCTCATCAGACCAGAAGGAG ATAAGCTTCCAAGAATTCAAGAACAAATTACTAGAACCTGGCTTAGTTGAGCGCATTGTTGTTACAAACAAAACAGTGGCAAAGGTCTACGTCAGGAGCACACCACAGGCGAATGTTGAAGGCCAAAAAACTACCGATATTGCGACCAGTGATGCTCCAGGCAGACAAGTTCCTGGCAAATACAAGTATTTCTTCAATATTGGAAGTGTTGATTCGTTTGAAGAGAAGTTAGAGGAAGCCCAGGAAACTCTGGGTATAGATTcacatgattatgttccagtaacttATGTTGCTGAAGTAAACTGGTTCCAAGAAATCATGAGATTTGCCCCAACAGCATTCCTTGTTGGACTGCTATATTTTATGGGGAAAAGGATGCAGAGTGGATTTAATATTGGAGGTGGTCCTGGGGGGAAGGGTAGCCGTGGTATTTTTAACATTGGAAAAGCAACAGTGACAAAGATggacaaaaatacaaaaaataag GTGTATTTCAAGGATGTAGCTGGCTGCGATGAAGCTAAACAAGAAATAATGGAGTTTGTGCATTTTCTGAAAAATCCCAAGAAGTATGAAGAGTTGGGAGCTAAGATACCCAAAGGTGCACTGCTTGTAGGTCCTCCTGGAACTGGAAAGACACTACTTGCTAAAGCTACAGCAGGAGAGTCTGGTGTGCCCTTCATGTCAATTTCCGGTTCCGACTTCATGGAAATGTTTGTAGGTGTTGGACCATCCAGGGTGAGAAACTTATTCCAAGAAGCTCGTCAGTGTGCACCCAGTATCGTATTTATTGATGAGATCGATGCAATTGGTCGCGCGAGAGGCCGTGGAGGTTTTTCTGGTTCAAATGATGAGCGTGAAAGTACTTTGAACCAGCTGCTTGTAGAGATGGATGGATTTGGTACCACCGCTGGTGTTGTTGTTCTCGCTGGTACAAATAGGCCTGACATCCTTGACAAGGCACTGCTAAGGCCTGGAAGGTTTGATCGTCAGATAACAATTGACAAACCAGATATAAAGGGCCGTGACCAGATATTCCGCATATATCTTACAAAGCTTAAATTGGACCAGGAACCAACATTTTACTCGCAGAGGCTAGCTGCTTTGACACCTGGGTTTGCTGGAGCTgacattgctaatgtatgtaatgaAGCCGCTTTGATTGCTGCAAGAACCGATGAAACCCAGATTACAATGCAGCATTTTGAATCTGCAATCGACAGGATTATTGGTGGTTTGGAGAAGAAAAACAAG GTAATTAGCAAACTGGAGCGCCGTACTGTTGCTTACCATGAAGCTGGGCATGCTGTTGCTGGATGGTTTTTGGAACATGCAGAGCCTCTTCTGAAAGTTACAATTGTTCCTCGTGGTACAGCTGCTTTAGGCTTTGCACAATATGTCCCAAATGAAAATCTTCTAATGACAAAGGAGCAGCTTTTCGATATGACATGCATGACACTAGGTGGCCGAGCTGCGGAGGAG GTTTTGATTGGAAGAATCTCGACTGGTGCTCAGAACGACCTGGAGAAAGTTACAAAAATGACGTACGCGCAAGTTGCTGTATATGGTTTCAGCGAGAAGGTTGGTCTTCTATCCTTCCCCCAGAGGGAGGATGGCTTCGAAATGAACAAGCCTTACAGCAACCAGACAGCATCCATCATCGATACCGAGGTGAGGGAATGGGTTGCCAAGGCCTACAAAAGAACCGTCGAGCTGTTGACGGAGAAGAAGGCGGAAGTAGCCCAAATCGCAGAGTTGCTGCTGGAGAAGGAGGTCCTCCACCAGGACGACCTGACCAGGGTACTAGGAGACCGCCCCTTCAAGGCGgcggagctaacaaactatgatcTCTTCAAGCAGGGGTTCCTGGATGAAGAAGGCAAGAGCCCAGAAGAGCCCGCGAAGGACGCCGAGGTGCCTGATGATGATGGGTCGCCTGCGCTCCCCGACGTCGTTGTGCCGACGTGA